From Bosea sp. NBC_00550, the proteins below share one genomic window:
- a CDS encoding ABC transporter substrate-binding protein produces the protein MTRLRAWLLAAALLIPALPLSPSPAAAQGIPQNIPRKELLILENPEGTIKNAGWFNIWAINAGSQSNGLQQAALDTLWYIDPEKGLDGAWDNSLAAEKPVYNADFTEMRVKLRRGLFWSDGVEFSSADVKATVDIQVKSASMRFSAVLANNVASVEAPDAETVIFKLKKPNSRFHTNFTVRWGAIWILPKHVFDKVDDPAKFDFNKPVSLSAYTLHSFDPDGKWYIWQLRDDWQRSSLGRHGKPGPKYLAYIDPGPPDKRVIAQLNHELDVIHDIAPEGMFALAKQDKGTRAWFKGFPYGHPDPTLPAVIFNTQNEHLKNRDVRWALALMIDIKAVTMAAYRGAATISAIAVPPTGIHPEAYHKPMEAWLKDFEIDTGTSKVKPYEPTVGKQIADMLRPSMGDQIPSDPAVIGNSFGLGWWKTNVAAAGELLTRAGFRKLGNQWLTPDGKPFVVRLMVEGDLRPVMTRAGTMIVQQWKQAGIDARIDVAQGTLLTRRAAGDFDAFIGWSVETWGGHQDLSYFMDSWHSQFVAEPGKPQPLRNWQRWTHPELDKIIEDIRKIDFDDPKGVELGRNYVKLMTREMPIIPLMAYNVFTAMDQTYWKGYPTADDPYANPVTNWGNSRYMFVRLKPAN, from the coding sequence ATGACGCGTCTACGCGCCTGGCTGCTTGCCGCTGCGCTGCTGATTCCGGCGCTGCCGTTATCCCCGTCGCCCGCGGCGGCGCAGGGCATTCCGCAGAACATTCCGCGCAAGGAACTCCTGATCCTTGAGAATCCGGAAGGAACGATCAAGAACGCCGGCTGGTTCAACATCTGGGCGATCAACGCCGGCAGCCAGTCCAACGGGCTGCAACAGGCGGCGCTCGATACGCTCTGGTACATCGATCCCGAAAAGGGCCTGGACGGCGCTTGGGACAATTCCCTTGCCGCGGAGAAACCGGTCTACAACGCCGATTTCACCGAGATGCGGGTCAAGCTGCGGCGCGGCCTGTTCTGGAGCGACGGCGTCGAGTTCAGCTCGGCCGATGTCAAGGCGACCGTCGATATCCAGGTCAAGAGCGCGAGCATGCGCTTCTCGGCCGTGCTGGCCAACAATGTCGCCTCCGTCGAGGCGCCCGATGCGGAAACGGTGATCTTCAAGCTGAAGAAGCCGAACTCCCGCTTCCACACCAACTTCACGGTGCGCTGGGGCGCGATCTGGATCTTGCCGAAGCATGTCTTCGACAAGGTGGACGACCCCGCGAAGTTCGACTTCAACAAGCCGGTCTCGCTTAGCGCCTACACGCTGCACTCCTTCGATCCCGACGGGAAATGGTACATCTGGCAACTGCGCGACGACTGGCAGCGCAGCTCGCTCGGCCGCCATGGCAAGCCGGGGCCGAAATACCTCGCCTATATCGACCCCGGCCCGCCCGACAAGCGCGTCATCGCCCAGCTCAACCATGAGCTCGACGTCATCCACGACATCGCTCCCGAAGGGATGTTCGCGCTGGCGAAGCAGGACAAGGGCACGCGCGCCTGGTTCAAGGGCTTCCCCTACGGCCATCCGGACCCGACCCTGCCGGCGGTGATCTTCAACACCCAGAACGAGCACCTGAAAAACCGCGACGTGCGCTGGGCGCTGGCGCTGATGATCGACATCAAGGCGGTGACGATGGCCGCCTATCGCGGTGCCGCGACCATCTCGGCTATCGCCGTACCGCCGACCGGCATCCATCCGGAGGCCTATCACAAGCCGATGGAGGCCTGGCTCAAGGATTTCGAGATCGATACCGGCACGAGCAAGGTCAAGCCCTACGAGCCCACGGTCGGGAAGCAGATCGCCGACATGCTGCGTCCGTCAATGGGCGACCAGATCCCCTCCGATCCGGCGGTGATCGGCAATTCCTTCGGCCTCGGCTGGTGGAAAACCAATGTCGCGGCGGCCGGCGAACTGCTGACGCGCGCCGGCTTCCGCAAGCTCGGCAACCAGTGGCTGACGCCCGACGGCAAGCCCTTCGTGGTCAGGCTCATGGTCGAGGGCGACCTTCGGCCGGTGATGACGCGGGCCGGCACGATGATCGTGCAGCAATGGAAGCAGGCCGGCATCGATGCGCGCATCGACGTCGCGCAGGGCACGCTGCTGACGCGGCGCGCGGCCGGTGATTTCGACGCCTTCATCGGCTGGAGCGTCGAGACCTGGGGTGGGCACCAGGACCTGTCCTATTTCATGGATAGCTGGCATTCCCAGTTCGTCGCCGAGCCCGGCAAGCCGCAGCCGCTGCGCAACTGGCAGCGCTGGACCCATCCGGAGCTCGACAAGATCATCGAAGACATCCGCAAGATCGACTTCGACGATCCCAAGGGCGTCGAGCTCGGTCGCAACTACGTCAAGCTGATGACCCGCGAAATGCCGATCATCCCGCTGATGGCCTACAACGTCTTCACCGCGATGGATCAGACCTACTGGAAGGGCTACCCGACCGCCGACGATCCCTACGCGAACCCGGTCACGAACTGGGGCAACTCCCGCTACATGTTCGTGCGGCTGAAGCCGGCAAACTGA
- a CDS encoding ArsR/SmtB family transcription factor — MNESPLSPHRGRRSNGGRVSRAEGRQDLGFLVVNADRQYQVLRGLASPVRLRILKLLNRQGPKNINQIAEALGLPQSTIATNVQVLEEAELISTSLGKAAKGQQKICTARYSEIVVNLDPDDPSRDRNIVEVEMPLGLYTSSNVSAPCGFCSTERILGVLDVPELFLDPRRVQAALIWFGRGYVEYKFPNNAKVLNQAITALEFEMEMSSEVPGTNAHWPSDISLWVNERKVGTWTCPGDYGDRRGRYTPPWWKLEGSQYGILTTWRITAEGTFLGERKLSDIATTDLDLDRHHSIRLRIGIDDKEGRPGGINIFGRGFGNHNQDIKMRLHLRGMNALHHVAP; from the coding sequence ATGAACGAGAGCCCGCTATCACCGCATCGCGGACGCCGCAGCAATGGCGGCAGGGTGTCGCGCGCCGAGGGCCGGCAGGATCTGGGCTTCCTCGTCGTCAACGCGGACCGGCAATATCAGGTGCTGCGCGGCCTGGCCTCCCCGGTCAGGCTCCGCATCCTGAAACTGCTCAACCGGCAGGGGCCGAAGAACATAAACCAGATCGCCGAGGCGCTTGGCCTGCCGCAATCGACGATCGCGACCAATGTGCAGGTGCTCGAAGAGGCCGAGCTGATCTCGACCTCGCTTGGCAAGGCGGCGAAAGGCCAGCAAAAGATCTGCACAGCGCGGTATTCCGAAATCGTCGTCAATCTCGACCCGGACGATCCGAGCCGCGACCGCAACATCGTCGAGGTCGAAATGCCGCTTGGGCTTTATACGAGTTCGAACGTCTCGGCGCCCTGCGGGTTCTGCTCGACCGAACGCATTCTCGGCGTGCTCGACGTGCCGGAGCTGTTCCTCGATCCGCGCCGGGTCCAGGCCGCGCTGATCTGGTTCGGCCGCGGCTATGTAGAATACAAGTTCCCGAACAACGCCAAGGTGCTGAACCAGGCAATCACGGCGCTGGAATTCGAGATGGAGATGTCGTCGGAGGTGCCGGGCACGAATGCCCACTGGCCCTCAGACATCAGCCTCTGGGTCAACGAGCGCAAGGTCGGCACCTGGACCTGCCCCGGTGACTATGGCGACCGCCGCGGCAGGTATACGCCACCTTGGTGGAAGCTCGAAGGCTCGCAATACGGCATCTTGACGACCTGGCGCATCACGGCCGAAGGTACTTTTCTCGGCGAACGCAAACTCAGCGATATCGCGACGACGGATCTCGACCTCGATCGCCACCACTCGATCCGGCTGCGCATCGGCATCGACGACAAGGAGGGCCGGCCCGGGGGCATCAATATTTTCGGACGCGGCTTCGGCAACCACAATCAAGACATCAAGATGCGGCTGCATCTGCGTGGCATGAACGCCCTGCATCACGTCGCGCCGTGA
- a CDS encoding carbohydrate ABC transporter permease, with protein MWGICTISIWHHLPFTFVILNAAVISVPRELYEAARVDGATALQSLWTITIPIILPAAMLAILFRYIFAFRMFSEAWLVTKGGPVQLTEILGTYLYRAGFRFSDFGAAAATGWLMVVGSLVLALFYLRTMNRKSFANDQVA; from the coding sequence TTGTGGGGTATCTGCACCATCAGCATATGGCATCATCTGCCATTCACCTTCGTCATCCTCAACGCGGCCGTCATTTCGGTACCGCGCGAGCTCTATGAAGCCGCCCGCGTCGATGGCGCCACCGCTCTGCAATCGCTGTGGACCATCACCATCCCCATCATCTTGCCGGCGGCAATGCTGGCGATCCTGTTCCGCTATATCTTCGCCTTCCGCATGTTCAGCGAGGCGTGGCTGGTGACCAAGGGCGGGCCAGTCCAGCTCACCGAGATACTGGGCACCTATCTCTATCGCGCCGGGTTCAGGTTCTCCGACTTTGGTGCCGCCGCGGCGACAGGCTGGCTGATGGTGGTCGGGTCGCTGGTTCTGGCGTTATTTTACCTGCGAACTATGAATCGAAAGTCATTCGCCAATGACCAGGTCGCTTAA
- the arfA gene encoding arabinosylfuranosidase ArfA translates to MRQASITCDRAFAIGDTDPRLFGAFVEHLGRCVYGGIYEPGHPTADKRGFRNDVLELVKELGPTIMRYPGGNFVSGYNWEDGVGPAKDRPARLDLAWFTTEPNNFGTNEFMDWCRAAKIEPMLAVNLGTRDGDAARNLVEYCNHPGGTAWSDLRIEHGWKKPHDVKFWCLGNEVDGPWQMEHKTATEYGRVAHEAAKMMRWIDPSIELAACGSSGRNMPTYGRWEDEVLEHTFDQVEFISLHTYFNNYAGDTKAFLASPDLMDQFIEEVVAISDAVAARRRSDKRIMLSFDEWNVWYRTRRVRADRVKEGWPVAPPILEEIYSMEDALVFGGACISLLNHADRVKAACLAQLVNVIAPIMTETGGPAWRQTIFWPFAQMSRLGRGSVLKAIVKSESYQASYFDPRGKQDLYYPIEAPYLKASVVSDDKGVSLFLLNRDLEGGLNVTVDARGFGKLKVTEATELRHSDLTAVNSKQEPLKVKPATLKGVSTKSDSIILELQPASWNVIRLDS, encoded by the coding sequence ATGAGACAAGCCAGCATCACCTGCGATCGCGCCTTCGCCATCGGCGACACCGACCCGCGGCTCTTCGGCGCCTTCGTCGAGCATTTGGGCCGCTGCGTCTATGGCGGCATCTACGAACCCGGCCATCCCACTGCCGACAAGCGCGGCTTCCGCAATGACGTGCTCGAACTCGTCAAGGAGCTCGGCCCGACGATCATGCGTTATCCGGGCGGCAACTTCGTCTCCGGCTACAATTGGGAGGACGGGGTGGGCCCGGCCAAGGACCGGCCCGCCCGGCTCGATCTCGCCTGGTTCACCACCGAGCCGAACAACTTCGGCACCAACGAGTTCATGGACTGGTGCCGGGCGGCGAAGATCGAGCCCATGCTCGCCGTCAATCTCGGCACACGCGACGGCGACGCAGCACGCAATCTCGTCGAATACTGCAACCATCCCGGCGGCACCGCTTGGTCGGATCTGCGCATCGAGCACGGCTGGAAGAAGCCGCACGACGTGAAGTTCTGGTGCCTCGGCAACGAGGTCGACGGCCCCTGGCAGATGGAGCACAAGACCGCGACGGAATACGGGCGCGTCGCCCATGAGGCGGCGAAGATGATGCGCTGGATCGACCCGTCGATTGAGCTCGCCGCCTGCGGATCGTCGGGCCGCAACATGCCGACCTATGGCCGCTGGGAAGACGAGGTGCTGGAGCACACCTTCGACCAGGTCGAGTTCATTTCGCTGCACACCTACTTCAACAACTATGCCGGCGATACCAAGGCCTTCCTCGCCAGTCCCGACCTGATGGACCAGTTCATCGAGGAGGTCGTCGCGATCTCGGACGCGGTCGCGGCGCGGCGCCGTTCCGACAAGCGCATCATGCTGAGCTTCGACGAATGGAACGTCTGGTACCGCACCCGGCGCGTCAGGGCGGATCGCGTCAAGGAAGGCTGGCCGGTGGCGCCGCCGATCCTCGAGGAAATCTATTCGATGGAGGACGCGCTGGTCTTCGGCGGCGCCTGTATCTCGCTCCTCAACCATGCCGACCGGGTGAAGGCCGCCTGCCTTGCGCAACTTGTCAACGTGATCGCGCCGATCATGACCGAAACCGGCGGGCCGGCCTGGCGGCAGACAATCTTCTGGCCCTTCGCCCAGATGAGCCGGCTGGGGCGCGGCAGCGTGCTCAAGGCGATCGTCAAATCCGAAAGCTACCAGGCCTCGTATTTCGATCCGCGCGGCAAGCAGGACCTCTACTATCCGATCGAGGCGCCCTATCTGAAGGCGTCGGTCGTCAGCGACGACAAGGGCGTCTCGCTCTTCCTGCTCAACCGCGACCTGGAAGGCGGGCTCAACGTCACGGTCGATGCGCGCGGCTTCGGCAAGCTCAAGGTGACCGAGGCGACCGAACTGCGGCACAGCGATCTGACGGCGGTCAACAGCAAGCAGGAGCCGCTCAAGGTCAAGCCGGCCACGTTGAAGGGCGTCTCGACGAAATCGGACAGCATCATTCTGGAATTGCAGCCGGCCTCGTGGAATGTGATCAGGCTCGACAGCTGA
- a CDS encoding ABC transporter permease: protein MLAILRDLIRYNLEFRIGLVLVAIVLAMAGLSFVSPYPAGDVYVVPPDLPPSSVYWLGTTSRGQDVFWQLTAAIRNTLFFGIMVAALSRVIALVVGLLAGYSGGWIDRVLMSINDTFIIIPLFPILILFYFVLRDSMSTPLLATIMACLGWAYDARLIRSVALSLKTREFTQTSIFSGMKTHEVLAREHLPYVLPIVFSTTMNNMNWSIGIEVTLAVLGFTDINTPTIGGMIYWANQHTALVAGIWWWIAFPVGLVVMTFVGLFLLAVSMNEYIDPRSRLARMGGGR from the coding sequence ATGCTGGCCATCTTGCGCGATCTCATCCGCTACAATCTCGAGTTCCGGATCGGACTCGTGCTCGTGGCCATCGTGCTCGCAATGGCCGGGCTGTCCTTCGTCTCGCCCTATCCAGCGGGCGACGTCTATGTCGTGCCGCCCGACCTGCCGCCATCGTCTGTTTACTGGCTTGGAACGACCTCGCGCGGGCAGGACGTATTCTGGCAGCTGACGGCGGCGATCCGCAACACGCTCTTCTTCGGCATCATGGTCGCGGCGCTGTCGCGGGTGATCGCGCTCGTCGTCGGGCTGCTCGCCGGCTACAGCGGCGGCTGGATCGACCGGGTGCTGATGTCGATCAACGACACCTTCATCATCATCCCGCTCTTCCCGATCCTGATCCTGTTCTATTTCGTGCTGCGCGATTCGATGTCGACGCCTCTGCTCGCTACCATCATGGCCTGCCTCGGCTGGGCGTATGACGCCCGCCTGATCCGCTCGGTCGCGCTCAGCCTCAAGACCCGTGAATTCACCCAGACCAGCATCTTCTCGGGGATGAAGACGCACGAGGTCCTGGCGCGCGAGCATCTGCCCTATGTGCTGCCCATCGTGTTCTCGACCACGATGAACAACATGAATTGGTCGATCGGCATCGAGGTCACCCTCGCCGTCCTCGGCTTCACCGACATCAACACGCCGACCATCGGCGGGATGATTTACTGGGCCAACCAGCACACGGCGCTGGTGGCCGGCATCTGGTGGTGGATCGCCTTTCCGGTCGGGCTGGTGGTGATGACCTTCGTCGGCCTCTTCCTGCTCGCCGTCTCGATGAACGAGTACATCGACCCACGCAGCCGGCTGGCCCGGATGGGAGGCGGGCGATGA
- a CDS encoding ABC transporter ATP-binding protein, which translates to MSGAAGQAPVLQVRDLQAHFRTHYFGVNREVRAVDGVTFDVNRNEIYGLAGESSSGKTTLIKTIAGLLKPPLEMVGGSARFSFLPDWDAVARAPPEVVRAIRWRHLSYIMQGSMNVLNPLRRIKHSFRDFAWRHLGGCKAEFDARAAAHLDRVKLDPSVLAAYPHELSGGMRQRVVIALATICKPDFIIADEPTTALDVIVQKDVLGMIRTIQREMGSSVLFITHDMGVHAALTDRLGIMYAGRLVEDGETPEIFARPLHPYTRHLIGSLPRIGDTEQREGLEGTPPNLANPPPGCRFHPRCPLAMPVCTTTVPAMVETLPGHRVACHAVNSGVAA; encoded by the coding sequence ATGAGTGGCGCGGCCGGGCAGGCACCGGTGCTGCAGGTCCGCGACCTGCAGGCGCATTTCCGCACCCACTATTTTGGCGTCAACCGCGAGGTCCGGGCGGTTGACGGCGTCACCTTCGATGTGAACCGCAACGAGATCTACGGCCTCGCGGGTGAGTCGAGCTCCGGCAAGACGACGCTGATCAAGACGATCGCCGGATTGCTGAAGCCGCCGCTCGAAATGGTCGGCGGCTCGGCCCGCTTTTCCTTCTTGCCGGACTGGGACGCGGTCGCGCGGGCGCCGCCGGAGGTGGTGCGCGCCATCCGCTGGCGGCACCTCTCCTACATCATGCAAGGCTCGATGAACGTGCTGAACCCGCTCAGGCGGATCAAGCACAGCTTCCGCGATTTCGCTTGGCGCCATCTCGGCGGCTGCAAGGCCGAGTTCGACGCCAGGGCCGCAGCGCATCTCGATCGCGTCAAGCTCGATCCTTCCGTGCTCGCCGCCTATCCGCATGAGCTCTCCGGCGGCATGCGCCAGCGCGTCGTCATCGCTCTGGCGACGATCTGCAAGCCGGATTTCATCATCGCCGACGAACCGACGACGGCGCTCGACGTGATCGTGCAGAAGGACGTGCTGGGGATGATCCGCACGATCCAGCGCGAAATGGGATCGAGCGTGCTGTTCATCACGCACGACATGGGCGTGCATGCGGCGCTGACCGATCGCCTCGGCATCATGTATGCCGGGCGGCTGGTCGAGGATGGTGAGACGCCCGAGATCTTCGCGCGCCCGCTGCATCCCTATACGCGCCATCTGATCGGCAGTCTGCCGCGCATCGGCGACACCGAGCAGCGCGAGGGCTTGGAAGGCACGCCGCCCAATCTGGCCAACCCGCCGCCCGGCTGCCGCTTCCACCCGCGTTGCCCGCTCGCCATGCCCGTCTGCACGACGACCGTGCCGGCCATGGTCGAGACGCTGCCCGGTCATCGCGTCGCCTGTCACGCGGTCAATTCGGGGGTGGCGGCATGA
- a CDS encoding SDR family NAD(P)-dependent oxidoreductase — MTGALSGRVALVTGAARGIGLAIATALAGAGAHVVIHDRDEEADAVARRLGSGAQATPLIADLAQPDAIGLMRAKLDKQALAPDLLVLCASVEIRQTLAELSDEALAVQSEVNLHATARLLKAFLPSMQARSFGRVIAIGSVQEARANADCLYYAATKAAQTNMILNLARTTRAGDITFNVIQPGAIRTDRNRSILAQPGREEQALARIPLGRIGLPDDCAGLALLLCSPEGSYINGAEIAVDGGMRL; from the coding sequence ATGACGGGCGCACTTTCGGGACGCGTCGCGCTGGTCACCGGCGCGGCGCGCGGGATCGGCCTCGCCATCGCGACGGCCCTGGCCGGCGCGGGCGCGCATGTCGTCATCCACGATCGCGACGAAGAGGCCGATGCGGTCGCCCGTCGCCTCGGCAGCGGCGCACAGGCGACACCGCTGATCGCCGATCTCGCCCAGCCGGATGCCATCGGCCTGATGCGCGCCAAACTCGATAAGCAAGCGCTCGCGCCCGACCTCCTCGTGCTCTGCGCCTCGGTCGAGATCCGCCAGACGCTTGCCGAATTGAGCGACGAGGCTCTGGCGGTGCAGAGCGAGGTCAATCTGCACGCGACGGCGCGGCTCCTGAAAGCCTTCCTCCCCAGCATGCAGGCCCGGAGCTTTGGTCGCGTCATTGCGATCGGCTCCGTGCAGGAGGCGCGCGCCAATGCCGACTGCCTTTATTACGCCGCCACCAAGGCCGCGCAGACGAACATGATCTTGAACCTCGCCCGGACGACGCGAGCCGGGGACATCACCTTCAACGTCATCCAGCCCGGCGCCATCCGCACCGATCGCAATCGCTCGATCCTGGCTCAGCCCGGCCGCGAGGAGCAGGCTCTCGCACGCATCCCGCTCGGCCGGATCGGCCTCCCCGATGATTGCGCAGGTCTGGCGCTGCTGCTCTGCTCTCCAGAGGGAAGCTATATCAACGGCGCCGAGATCGCGGTGGATGGCGGCATGCGGCTTTAG
- a CDS encoding ABC transporter substrate-binding protein, with product MHAISRRTLLTGTAGAAALAALPSLAQAKTVTALGHRVHQTCATTGPGGDATEAWRNQAGASVNWVTFGDNNAIHERLLREVTLGETSIDVGYLLNGRAVPRNLRLFEPLDGLMKEAALESPEDFAPGLIAPLKLDGALHGIPVRHATNALIYNEALLEERGVTKLPTNFEELTELARKLTFKREDGTQVYGLAFTAVFASNFLTLARCLGGDYMTSDGKIVAAEPPMVKTLSLLADFYKAGVLPRNFATVNNEEITTWMQQGRAAMTINPFARLVTYNDPSKGKYGGRFKSLLPPMAADLAGKVAFAPTVEFWSLMIPKNAKQKPLSWEFIRALSSKAGTTAMALNGNGPVRISTYADEKLKAAMPYAADEAAALKASRIHLPAFDEQARAHDIFIEETQAAVLGRKPAQQAMDDATARVKPLLG from the coding sequence ATGCACGCCATTTCTCGACGTACCCTGCTCACCGGAACCGCCGGCGCCGCTGCGCTCGCGGCCCTTCCGTCACTGGCCCAGGCCAAGACGGTGACCGCGCTCGGTCACCGCGTCCACCAGACCTGCGCCACCACCGGTCCCGGCGGCGACGCAACGGAGGCGTGGCGCAATCAGGCCGGCGCCAGCGTCAACTGGGTCACCTTCGGCGACAACAACGCCATCCACGAGCGGCTGTTGCGCGAGGTCACGCTTGGCGAGACCTCGATCGACGTCGGCTACCTGCTCAACGGCCGCGCCGTGCCGCGCAACCTCAGACTATTCGAGCCACTGGACGGGCTGATGAAGGAGGCGGCGCTGGAGTCGCCGGAGGATTTCGCACCCGGCCTGATCGCACCGCTGAAGCTCGACGGCGCCCTGCACGGCATCCCGGTGCGCCATGCGACGAACGCGCTGATCTACAACGAAGCGTTGCTGGAGGAGCGCGGCGTCACCAAGCTGCCGACGAATTTCGAGGAGCTGACGGAGCTCGCCCGCAAGCTCACCTTCAAGCGCGAGGACGGCACGCAGGTCTACGGCCTCGCCTTCACCGCCGTCTTCGCCTCGAACTTCCTCACCCTCGCCCGCTGCCTCGGCGGCGACTACATGACATCGGACGGCAAGATCGTCGCGGCCGAGCCGCCGATGGTGAAGACACTCTCTTTGCTCGCCGATTTCTACAAGGCCGGCGTGCTGCCGCGGAACTTCGCCACCGTGAACAACGAGGAAATCACGACCTGGATGCAGCAGGGCCGGGCCGCGATGACGATCAATCCCTTCGCCCGGCTCGTCACCTATAACGACCCGTCCAAGGGCAAATATGGCGGGCGCTTCAAGTCGCTGCTGCCGCCGATGGCGGCCGATCTCGCCGGCAAGGTCGCCTTCGCGCCGACGGTCGAGTTCTGGTCGCTGATGATCCCGAAGAACGCCAAGCAGAAGCCGCTGAGCTGGGAGTTCATCCGCGCGCTCTCCTCCAAGGCCGGCACGACCGCGATGGCGCTGAACGGCAACGGCCCCGTGCGCATCTCGACCTATGCCGACGAGAAGCTCAAGGCGGCGATGCCCTATGCCGCCGACGAGGCCGCCGCGCTCAAGGCTTCGCGCATCCATCTTCCTGCTTTCGACGAGCAGGCGCGCGCCCACGACATCTTCATCGAGGAAACGCAGGCCGCCGTGCTCGGCCGCAAGCCGGCGCAGCAAGCGATGGACGATGCGACCGCACGCGTGAAGCCGCTGCTCGGCTGA
- a CDS encoding ABC transporter ATP-binding protein, giving the protein MSALLELDRVSKNFSRGGLFSTQRVEAVKKVSFALEMDKPEIFTVIGESGSGKSTLARMILGIHTPSSGQIRLGGRDVGTYERRAFMAEVQPIFQNPFEAFNPLKQLNRYLFMTAQRFGGASGKSAAEEQADEALRQVGLSLAEIRGRFPHELSGGQLQRVAIARALVAQPRLIVADEPVSMVDASLRMSIVNLFGRLRDELGLSILYITHDLATAYYISDQLIIMQKGGVVEQGPARAVLSAPTHPYSRQLRDAVLTPDSAVAFRADHPRKAVATPGVTS; this is encoded by the coding sequence ATGAGCGCGCTGCTCGAACTCGACCGGGTCAGCAAGAACTTCTCGCGCGGCGGGCTGTTCTCGACGCAACGCGTCGAGGCGGTGAAGAAGGTGAGCTTCGCCCTCGAAATGGACAAGCCCGAGATCTTCACCGTGATCGGCGAGTCGGGCTCGGGCAAGTCGACGCTGGCGCGGATGATCCTCGGCATCCACACGCCGAGCTCCGGCCAGATCCGGCTCGGAGGGCGCGACGTCGGCACTTACGAGCGGCGCGCCTTCATGGCGGAGGTCCAGCCGATCTTTCAGAACCCGTTCGAGGCGTTCAACCCGCTGAAGCAGCTCAACCGCTATCTATTCATGACCGCCCAACGCTTCGGGGGCGCTTCAGGCAAGAGCGCGGCCGAGGAGCAGGCCGACGAGGCGCTCCGGCAGGTCGGGCTGTCGCTGGCCGAGATCAGGGGGCGGTTCCCGCACGAACTCTCCGGCGGCCAGCTCCAGCGCGTCGCCATCGCTCGCGCGCTCGTCGCCCAGCCCCGCCTGATTGTCGCCGACGAGCCGGTCTCGATGGTCGATGCCTCGCTGCGCATGTCGATCGTCAACCTGTTCGGCCGGCTGCGCGACGAGCTCGGCCTGTCGATCCTCTACATCACCCACGATCTCGCCACCGCCTACTACATCAGCGACCAGCTCATCATCATGCAGAAGGGAGGGGTGGTCGAGCAGGGGCCGGCGCGCGCCGTGCTCTCGGCGCCGACGCATCCCTATTCCCGCCAACTCCGCGACGCCGTGCTCACGCCCGACAGCGCCGTGGCCTTCCGTGCCGATCATCCACGCAAAGCCGTTGCTACACCCGGAGTCACGTCATGA
- a CDS encoding ABC transporter permease: MSAYFAYFAKRLVQFVVVVFIGVNLAFVITHASPIDPVEQSIAAVTSFGSTAPEAIAAMRSSLQELYGLRLTLAEQYVTFWSRVLRGDFGPSLSAFPTPVSTLIGRALPWTAGLLIVSTLITWVLGNLLGGLAGYYQRNRTLKLMGVVAMGVHPIPYYIVALMLLIIFGFLWPVLPITGGSAMNLQQSWNWPFVSSVARHSILPALSLILIGLGSWFLGMRSLVSNIVTEDYVVYAEVAGLDSRRVLGAYVMRNALAPQVTGLAMSLGGIFNGAVITEKVFGYPGVGTLLVDAVYAADYGLVLGVTTVSIIAVSVGVLVIDLLYPLIDPRVELR, from the coding sequence ATGAGCGCCTATTTTGCCTATTTCGCGAAACGGCTGGTCCAGTTCGTCGTGGTCGTCTTCATCGGCGTCAACCTTGCCTTCGTGATCACTCATGCCTCGCCGATCGACCCGGTCGAGCAGTCGATCGCGGCGGTGACGTCCTTCGGCAGCACCGCGCCCGAAGCGATCGCGGCGATGCGCTCCTCGCTGCAGGAGCTCTACGGGCTCAGGCTTACGCTGGCCGAGCAGTATGTCACCTTCTGGAGCCGGGTCCTGCGCGGCGATTTCGGCCCCTCCCTCTCCGCCTTCCCGACACCGGTCTCGACCCTGATCGGCCGGGCTCTCCCCTGGACGGCCGGGCTGCTGATCGTCTCGACGCTGATCACATGGGTGCTGGGCAATCTGCTCGGCGGGCTCGCCGGCTACTACCAGCGCAACCGCACGCTGAAGCTGATGGGCGTCGTCGCCATGGGCGTCCATCCGATCCCCTACTATATCGTCGCGCTGATGCTGCTCATCATCTTCGGCTTCCTCTGGCCGGTGCTGCCGATCACCGGCGGGTCGGCGATGAACCTGCAGCAGAGCTGGAACTGGCCCTTCGTCTCGAGCGTCGCCCGGCATTCGATCCTGCCGGCGCTCTCGCTCATCCTGATCGGTCTCGGCAGCTGGTTCCTCGGCATGCGCTCGCTGGTCTCGAACATCGTGACCGAGGACTATGTCGTCTATGCCGAAGTCGCCGGCCTCGACAGCCGCCGTGTGCTCGGCGCCTATGTCATGCGCAACGCGCTGGCGCCGCAGGTGACCGGGCTCGCCATGTCGCTCGGCGGCATCTTCAACGGCGCCGTGATCACCGAGAAGGTCTTCGGCTATCCCGGCGTCGGCACCCTTCTCGTTGATGCGGTCTATGCCGCCGACTACGGGCTCGTGCTCGGCGTCACCACCGTCTCGATCATCGCCGTCTCGGTCGGCGTCCTGGTCATCGACCTGCTCTATCCGCTGATCGACCCGCGCGTGGAGTTGCGCTGA